A window from Festucalex cinctus isolate MCC-2025b chromosome 4, RoL_Fcin_1.0, whole genome shotgun sequence encodes these proteins:
- the LOC144017817 gene encoding trans-1,2-dihydrobenzene-1,2-diol dehydrogenase-like, whose amino-acid sequence MATRWGICSAGKISHDFMVAMKTLPPEDHQAVAVAARSLDDAKKFGKTHNIPRTYGSYEQLAKDPNIDVVYIGTIQTNHLSSCLLFLNAKKPVLCEKSLGMTTKEVKEILACAKKNKVFFMEAIWARFFPAYRELRRLLAEGAIGDVRMVRSEFGLSVLPLARLEQKELGGGALLDIGIYPLQFSIMVYGGERPESIKTEGVILPTGVDETLVVTLKFSKNRMAVFTSSSGLQLSNDAIVVGSKGLIRFPSHMWCPEVMVVNGEERSYPLPEPHLPLNFVHSTGLRYEAEEVRQCLLKGMKECPIMSHADSLLLAEVKEEILKQVDVVYD is encoded by the exons ATGGCGACCAGGTGGGGAATCTGCAGCGCTGGCAAGATCAGCCATGACTTCATGGTGGCCATGAAAACGCTTCCACCTGAAGACCACCAG GCCGTGGCTGTGGCTGCCCGCAGCTTAGACGATGCCAAGAAGTTTGGCAAAACGCACAACATCCCTCGAACGTACGGAAGCTACGAGCAGCTGGCCAAAGACCCCAACATCG ATGTGGTGTACATCGGCACCATCCAGACCAACCACCTGAGCTCCTGTTTGCTCTTCCTAAACGCCAAGAAGCCCGTCCTGTGTGAGAAGTCTCTGGGAATGACAACTAAGGAGGTGAAGGAGATCTTGGCCTGTGCCAAGAAAAACAAAGTCTTCTTCATGGAG GCCATTTGGGCCAGATTTTTCCCGGCCTACCGCGAGCTCCGGAGGCTTCTCGCCGAGGGAGCGATCGGTGACGTGAGGATGGTCCGATCCGAGTTTGGCCTGTCCGTGCTACCTCTGGCCAGACTGGAGCAAAAAGAGCTTGGCGGAGGAGCGCTGCTGGACATCGGCATCTACCCGCTGCAGTTCTCCATCATGGTGTACGGCGGCGAGAGGCCAGAGAGCATCAAAACCGAGGGAGTCATCCTGCCTACTG GAGTGGATGAGACCTTGGTGGTGACGCTGAAGTTTTCCAAAAACAGGATGGCCGTGTTCACCAGCTCCTCAGGCTTGCAGCTCTCCAACGATGCCATCGTTGTGGGCTCCAAGGGGTTAATCCGG TTCCCATCACACATGTGGTGTCCGGAAGTCATGGTGGTAAATGGGGAGGAGAGAAGCTACCCTCTCCCGGAGCCCCACTTGCCCCTCAACTTTGTTCATAGCACAGGCTTACGCTACGAGGCTGAGGAGGTCCGACAGTGCTTGCTCAAAG GAATGAAGGAGTGTCCCATCATGTCTCACGCAGACTCTCTGCTGCTAGCTGAAGTCAAAGAGGAAATTCTGAAACA
- the LOC144017818 gene encoding trans-1,2-dihydrobenzene-1,2-diol dehydrogenase-like isoform X1, protein MATRWGICGAGKISHDFTVALKTLPPEDHKGHAADGRAIVAVAARNLERAQEFGKKHSIRASYGSYEELAQDPNIDVVYVGVIHPFHLKSCLLFMDAKKNVLCEKPLAMNAREVKEILDSARRNNVFLMEAVWSRFFPASVEIRRLLSHGELGEVKMVRAEFGQPLMHLPRSMDKEQGAGTMLDLGIYPLQFSIMAYGGEKPESIKASGVCTETGVDETVVVMLKFSKGRMAVITCSSGLQLSNDAVIVGTNGNIRIPAHMWCPTSVVVNGKESKYPVPDPSLPLNFLNSTGMRYEAEAVRQCLLKGLKESPVMSHADSLLLAEVEDEVRRQMGVVYSQDSS, encoded by the exons ATGGCAACCAGATGGGGGATCTGCGGTGCAGGCAAGATCAGCCACGACTTCACGGTGGCCCTAAAAACTCTTCCGCCAGAAGACCACAAG GGTCATGCAGCCGATGGAAGAGCA ATTGTAGCTGTGGCTGCCCGCAACTTGGAGCGTGCGCAGGAGTTTGGCAAAAAGCACAGCATCCGTGCATCATATGGCAGCTATGAGGAACTGGCCCAAGATCCAAATATTG atgTGGTGTACGTCGGCGTGATCCATCCGTTCCACCTGAAGAGCTGCTTGCTGTTcatggatgcaaaaaaaaatgttttatgtgaGAAGCCTCTGGCCATGAACGCTAGGGAGGTGAAGGAGATCCTAGACTCGGCCAGGAGGAACAACGTCTTCCTTATGGAG GCCGTGTGGAGTCGATTCTTCCCAGCCTCCGTGGAGATCCGGCGGCTGCTCTCTCATGGCGAGCTGGGCGAGGTGAAGATGGTGAGGGCCGAATTCGGCCAGCCCCTCATGCATTTGCCCCGATCGATGGACAAGGAGCAGGGCGCGGGGACGATGCTGGACCTCGGCATCTACCCGTTGCAGTTCTCCATCATGGCATACGGCGGAGAAAAGCCCGAGAGCATCAAGGCCTCGGGGGTCTGTACGGAGACGG gcgtggatgagaCCGTGGTGGTCATGCTCAAGTTCTCCAAGGGCCGCATGGCTGTGATCACATGCTCCTCGGGGCTGCAGCTCAGCAACGACGCCGTCATCGTGGGCACCAATGGCAACATCAGG ATCCCTGCTCACATGTGGTGCCCCACATCTGTGGTGGTGAACGGGAAGGAGAGCAAGTATCCTGTCCCGGATCCATCCTTACCCCTCAACTTCCTCAACAGCACCGGAATGCGCTACGAGGCGGAGGCGGTGCGACAGTGTTTGCTTAAAG GACTGAAGGAGAGTCCGGTGATGTCCCACGCCGACTCTCTTCTGTTGGCCGAAGTGGAGGATGAAGTGCGTAGGCAGATGGGCGTGGTCTACAGCCAAGACTCTAGCTAA
- the LOC144017818 gene encoding trans-1,2-dihydrobenzene-1,2-diol dehydrogenase-like isoform X2: MATRWGICGAGKISHDFTVALKTLPPEDHKIVAVAARNLERAQEFGKKHSIRASYGSYEELAQDPNIDVVYVGVIHPFHLKSCLLFMDAKKNVLCEKPLAMNAREVKEILDSARRNNVFLMEAVWSRFFPASVEIRRLLSHGELGEVKMVRAEFGQPLMHLPRSMDKEQGAGTMLDLGIYPLQFSIMAYGGEKPESIKASGVCTETGVDETVVVMLKFSKGRMAVITCSSGLQLSNDAVIVGTNGNIRIPAHMWCPTSVVVNGKESKYPVPDPSLPLNFLNSTGMRYEAEAVRQCLLKGLKESPVMSHADSLLLAEVEDEVRRQMGVVYSQDSS, from the exons ATGGCAACCAGATGGGGGATCTGCGGTGCAGGCAAGATCAGCCACGACTTCACGGTGGCCCTAAAAACTCTTCCGCCAGAAGACCACAAG ATTGTAGCTGTGGCTGCCCGCAACTTGGAGCGTGCGCAGGAGTTTGGCAAAAAGCACAGCATCCGTGCATCATATGGCAGCTATGAGGAACTGGCCCAAGATCCAAATATTG atgTGGTGTACGTCGGCGTGATCCATCCGTTCCACCTGAAGAGCTGCTTGCTGTTcatggatgcaaaaaaaaatgttttatgtgaGAAGCCTCTGGCCATGAACGCTAGGGAGGTGAAGGAGATCCTAGACTCGGCCAGGAGGAACAACGTCTTCCTTATGGAG GCCGTGTGGAGTCGATTCTTCCCAGCCTCCGTGGAGATCCGGCGGCTGCTCTCTCATGGCGAGCTGGGCGAGGTGAAGATGGTGAGGGCCGAATTCGGCCAGCCCCTCATGCATTTGCCCCGATCGATGGACAAGGAGCAGGGCGCGGGGACGATGCTGGACCTCGGCATCTACCCGTTGCAGTTCTCCATCATGGCATACGGCGGAGAAAAGCCCGAGAGCATCAAGGCCTCGGGGGTCTGTACGGAGACGG gcgtggatgagaCCGTGGTGGTCATGCTCAAGTTCTCCAAGGGCCGCATGGCTGTGATCACATGCTCCTCGGGGCTGCAGCTCAGCAACGACGCCGTCATCGTGGGCACCAATGGCAACATCAGG ATCCCTGCTCACATGTGGTGCCCCACATCTGTGGTGGTGAACGGGAAGGAGAGCAAGTATCCTGTCCCGGATCCATCCTTACCCCTCAACTTCCTCAACAGCACCGGAATGCGCTACGAGGCGGAGGCGGTGCGACAGTGTTTGCTTAAAG GACTGAAGGAGAGTCCGGTGATGTCCCACGCCGACTCTCTTCTGTTGGCCGAAGTGGAGGATGAAGTGCGTAGGCAGATGGGCGTGGTCTACAGCCAAGACTCTAGCTAA